From Planifilum fimeticola, a single genomic window includes:
- a CDS encoding monovalent cation:proton antiporter family protein: MEEYQSVTSLMIVVLVSFFVPIAMHRLKLNWIPVVVAEIIVGVALGKSGFQLIHEDNLLQLLSMLGIIYLMFLSGLEIDFDLIQKSRKHSGKNGNPLAIGTVSYIGILLLSLALSWIIHGLGYTKDVFFMTLIISTISVSITLPVLKDKGLLNDPVGQSVLLTAVIADFFTMLMLAVHVSLHRSEEGAFNTLWLLLLFVAFFVVYRLVRLFRASRITEKIRRETISIGTRGVFALILFFVAVSEGVGAENILGAFLAGVIVSLMSPSKSFVQQLNAFGYGFLIPIFFVMVGADLDLIALAQDAKALTVLPLLLLAFYVSRLLVVPIFRRWFSWKESIASGVLLSSTLSLVIAAAKVGEEMGILDRTMNTALVLSAVIATLVSPVLFQRLMPDHREERRTKVALVGINAVTLSLARDLVRDQYDVTLYGSDKSNLEVMNDRPFAIVQLPGVEREHLESHRVFDSDIVVLFTADDSKNFRLALDAEQQGVERIIARVENQMEVSLPEDSRIRLISSFFANKTLLRSLIEFPSLVRFVSESEGYLQEVPLYNHHFNGRRIRDLPFIGDTLIIRIYRDGEVIMPRGDTELRVGDRLIISGTPAHVRKVERLLS, translated from the coding sequence ATGGAAGAATATCAATCGGTTACGTCCCTTATGATCGTGGTTCTCGTCTCCTTTTTTGTCCCGATCGCGATGCATCGGCTGAAGTTGAATTGGATTCCCGTCGTGGTGGCGGAAATCATCGTCGGGGTGGCGCTGGGCAAGAGCGGTTTCCAACTGATTCACGAGGACAATCTGCTCCAGCTTTTGTCCATGTTGGGCATCATCTACCTGATGTTTTTGAGCGGTCTGGAGATCGATTTCGATCTGATTCAGAAGAGTCGAAAGCACTCCGGCAAAAACGGAAACCCCCTGGCGATCGGCACCGTCAGCTACATCGGGATTTTGCTCCTTTCCCTGGCTCTGTCATGGATCATCCACGGGCTGGGGTATACGAAGGACGTCTTTTTCATGACGCTGATCATTTCCACCATTTCCGTCAGCATCACCTTGCCGGTGCTGAAGGACAAGGGGCTTCTCAATGATCCGGTCGGGCAATCCGTGTTGCTTACCGCCGTCATCGCCGATTTTTTCACCATGTTGATGCTGGCGGTCCATGTCTCCCTTCACCGTTCGGAGGAAGGGGCCTTCAACACCTTGTGGCTGTTGCTGCTCTTTGTCGCCTTTTTCGTCGTCTACCGCCTGGTTCGCCTCTTCCGGGCTTCCCGAATTACGGAAAAGATCAGAAGAGAGACCATTTCCATCGGCACGCGGGGCGTTTTTGCGCTGATTCTCTTTTTTGTGGCGGTATCGGAGGGGGTCGGGGCGGAGAACATTCTGGGCGCCTTTCTCGCCGGCGTGATCGTGTCCCTGATGTCCCCGAGCAAATCCTTTGTGCAGCAGCTCAATGCCTTTGGGTACGGTTTTTTGATCCCCATCTTTTTTGTGATGGTGGGGGCCGACCTGGATCTGATCGCTCTGGCGCAGGATGCGAAGGCTTTGACGGTGTTGCCTCTGCTGCTTTTGGCCTTTTATGTTTCGAGACTCCTGGTCGTTCCGATTTTCCGCCGATGGTTTTCCTGGAAAGAGTCGATCGCCTCGGGGGTGCTGCTCAGCTCCACCCTGAGTTTGGTCATTGCCGCGGCGAAGGTCGGTGAGGAGATGGGAATCCTCGATCGCACGATGAATACCGCGCTGGTGTTGTCCGCCGTGATCGCCACCCTGGTGTCCCCCGTGCTGTTCCAACGGCTGATGCCGGATCATCGCGAGGAGCGGCGGACGAAGGTCGCTCTGGTGGGCATCAACGCGGTCACCCTGTCACTTGCCCGGGACCTGGTCAGGGATCAGTACGATGTCACGCTCTACGGTTCGGACAAATCCAATCTGGAGGTCATGAATGACCGCCCCTTTGCCATCGTGCAGTTGCCCGGCGTGGAGCGGGAGCATCTGGAGTCGCACCGAGTCTTTGACAGCGACATTGTGGTGTTGTTTACCGCCGATGACAGCAAAAACTTCCGCCTTGCCCTGGATGCGGAACAGCAGGGTGTGGAGCGGATTATCGCCCGGGTGGAAAATCAAATGGAAGTAAGCCTTCCCGAGGATTCCCGGATCCGGTTGATTTCCAGCTTCTTCGCCAACAAAACGCTCCTTCGCTCCCTGATCGAGTTTCCGTCGCTGGTTCGGTTCGTTTCCGAGAGCGAGGGGTATCTGCAGGAGGTTCCCTTGTACAATCACCATTTCAACGGCCGTCGAATCCGGGATCTCCCCTTCATCGGCGACACCTTGATCATCCGCATTTACCGCGACGGCGAGGTGATCATGCCGCGGGGGGATACGGAGCTGCGGGTGGGCGACCGTCTGATCATCAGCGGGACGCCGGCCCATGTGCGCAAGGTGGAGCGGCTGTTGAGCTGA